Proteins from a single region of Dysosmobacter acutus:
- a CDS encoding acetyl-CoA carboxylase carboxyltransferase subunit alpha, with protein MTSSLTPSQRLSLARAPDRPGTADYIGALFTDFFPQRGDRLCGEDPGILGGIARFHGRSITLIGTRKGKTLEENLKYNFGMPGPEGYRKALRLMRQAEKFGRPVLTFIDTPGAYPGVEAESRGQGEAIARCLFEMSRLRVPVIAVVIGEGNSGGALALAVANRVLMLENAVYSILSPEGFASILWKDAARSGEACKLMKLTAADLKAAGVVDGVIREPEGGAQADPRRMMERLDRCLQEHLEALSKESGGALAESRRQKFRRMGSVRKETP; from the coding sequence ATGACCTCTTCCCTGACTCCTTCCCAGCGGCTGAGCCTGGCCCGCGCCCCGGACCGCCCCGGCACAGCGGACTACATTGGGGCCCTGTTCACCGACTTCTTCCCACAGCGGGGCGACCGGCTGTGCGGTGAGGACCCCGGCATCTTAGGCGGCATCGCCCGCTTCCACGGCCGCAGCATCACGCTCATCGGCACCCGCAAGGGCAAGACTTTGGAGGAAAATCTCAAATACAATTTCGGAATGCCCGGCCCGGAGGGCTATCGCAAGGCGCTGCGGCTCATGCGCCAGGCTGAAAAGTTCGGCCGGCCGGTCCTCACCTTCATCGATACGCCGGGAGCCTATCCCGGAGTGGAGGCGGAGTCCCGGGGCCAAGGTGAGGCCATCGCCCGGTGCCTTTTTGAGATGAGCCGCCTGCGCGTCCCGGTGATCGCCGTGGTCATCGGCGAGGGAAACAGCGGCGGGGCTTTGGCCCTGGCCGTGGCAAACCGGGTGCTGATGCTGGAAAACGCGGTTTACTCCATCCTCTCACCGGAGGGATTCGCCTCCATTTTGTGGAAGGACGCCGCACGGTCCGGCGAGGCCTGCAAGCTGATGAAGCTCACCGCCGCCGATCTGAAGGCCGCCGGCGTCGTCGACGGCGTGATCCGGGAACCGGAGGGCGGCGCCCAGGCGGACCCACGGCGCATGATGGAGCGGCTGGACCGCTGCCTTCAGGAGCATCTGGAAGCCCTTTCAAAGGAGAGCGGCGGCGCGCTGGCCGAATCGCGCCGCCAAAAGTTCAGACGGATGGGCTCCGTCCGAAAGGAGACGCCATGA
- a CDS encoding YibE/F family protein, whose protein sequence is MQKKAVKIERRNAVVTVAVLAVLTSLVVGMHLTAPEKYVMYSSESITYEQGRVTAVLSERLEEAPGMPGWKLGEQEIRVEFMSGAWKGQEVQLTNNLSTTHNIHVRVGQRVIVKADCPEHVEPYYTLYNYDRAPGLMAVGLIFVAMMALVGRGKGLKSVLGLGISLFFILGFLLPAIYRGWSPVMTASLTVVVIAAFSLILLNGFSRKTATAVTATAAGVVFSAGFFLLLSALLSLSGYNQPEAEELILISQHTGLRIGEVLFAGVLISSLGAVMDTTMSIASSLHELHEVHPDRKGWDLFRSGIVIGRDMIGTMCQTLVLAFVGSSIASLLVLCSYGTRLDQFLSSDYAAIEVVHAVSGSLAVIVSVPVTAFLCALDSSRTNIVKEKGQKKR, encoded by the coding sequence TTGCAGAAAAAGGCGGTAAAAATTGAAAGGCGGAACGCCGTTGTCACCGTCGCCGTCCTGGCGGTGCTGACGTCTTTGGTGGTGGGGATGCATCTTACGGCGCCTGAAAAGTACGTCATGTACAGCTCAGAAAGCATCACATACGAGCAGGGCAGGGTCACGGCGGTGCTGTCCGAACGGCTGGAGGAGGCGCCGGGTATGCCGGGCTGGAAACTGGGGGAGCAGGAAATCCGGGTGGAGTTCATGAGCGGCGCCTGGAAGGGCCAAGAAGTCCAGCTGACCAACAACCTCTCCACCACCCATAACATCCATGTCCGGGTGGGTCAGCGGGTGATCGTCAAGGCGGACTGCCCGGAACATGTGGAGCCCTACTATACGCTCTACAATTATGACCGGGCACCGGGACTGATGGCTGTGGGGCTGATTTTTGTGGCCATGATGGCCTTGGTGGGCCGCGGCAAAGGACTCAAAAGTGTTCTGGGCCTGGGGATTTCCCTGTTTTTCATCCTGGGTTTTTTGCTGCCGGCCATCTATCGGGGCTGGTCGCCGGTGATGACGGCGTCCCTGACAGTGGTGGTGATCGCCGCTTTCTCCCTGATCCTGCTCAACGGGTTCAGCCGGAAAACCGCCACGGCCGTGACGGCCACGGCGGCGGGCGTTGTGTTCTCGGCGGGATTTTTCCTGCTGCTTTCCGCCCTGCTGAGCCTTTCAGGCTATAACCAGCCCGAGGCGGAGGAGCTGATTCTGATCTCCCAGCACACCGGTCTGCGGATCGGTGAGGTGTTGTTCGCGGGAGTGCTGATCTCCTCCCTTGGCGCGGTGATGGATACCACCATGTCCATCGCCTCCTCTCTGCACGAACTGCATGAGGTCCATCCGGACCGGAAGGGCTGGGATCTGTTCCGGTCCGGGATCGTCATTGGCCGCGATATGATCGGCACCATGTGCCAGACGCTGGTATTGGCCTTTGTGGGCAGCTCCATTGCATCTCTTTTGGTGCTCTGCTCCTATGGGACCCGGCTGGACCAGTTCCTCAGCTCCGATTACGCGGCCATTGAGGTGGTGCATGCGGTTTCCGGCAGCCTGGCGGTGATTGTCTCCGTCCCGGTAACAGCCTTCCTGTGCGCCCTGGACAGTAGCCGGACAAACATCGTAAAGGAAAAAGGACAGAAAAAGCGCTGA
- the fabF gene encoding beta-ketoacyl-ACP synthase II — protein sequence MEKRRVVITGIGAITPIGHSAPESWDAVRRGVCGIGPITAYDPSGQKVNLAAEVKNYRSEDFLDKKEAKHMERFTQFALIAAREALSDSALASEREDAERCGVILSSGIGSLSNIEREHDRGVERGFDKVSPFYIPSTICNMAAGQVAIDAGFRGMCSCPVTACAGGTYAVGDAFRYIRDGYAEVMLCGGTEASITPLAVGGFTSMKALCTGEDVARASIPFDAQRSGFVLGEGAGVLVLEELNHALARNAKPYAEVVGYGATCDAYHITAPRPDGSGGAKAMAMALADAGAALEEVDYINAHGTSTPLNDACETAAIHSVFGSWARRLAVSSTKSMTGHMLGAAGAVEAIFSALALRDGFLPATIHYAVPDPQCDLDVVPNKGRRAALRCALSNSLGFGGHNGSILLRNWEG from the coding sequence ATGGAGAAACGACGAGTTGTCATCACCGGGATCGGCGCCATCACCCCCATCGGCCACAGCGCGCCAGAGAGCTGGGACGCCGTCCGCCGGGGAGTCTGCGGAATAGGGCCGATCACAGCCTACGATCCCTCCGGCCAGAAGGTCAATCTGGCGGCGGAGGTGAAGAACTACCGGTCCGAGGACTTTTTGGACAAGAAGGAAGCAAAGCACATGGAGCGCTTTACCCAGTTTGCGCTGATCGCCGCCCGGGAAGCCCTCTCTGACAGCGCTCTGGCCAGTGAGCGGGAAGACGCGGAGCGCTGCGGAGTCATCCTCTCCAGCGGCATCGGCTCCCTCTCCAACATAGAGCGGGAGCACGACCGGGGCGTGGAGCGGGGCTTTGACAAGGTCTCCCCTTTCTACATCCCCTCCACCATCTGCAACATGGCCGCCGGACAGGTGGCCATTGACGCCGGCTTCCGCGGCATGTGCTCATGTCCGGTCACAGCCTGCGCCGGCGGCACCTATGCCGTGGGCGACGCCTTCCGCTACATTCGGGACGGCTATGCGGAGGTCATGCTCTGCGGCGGCACGGAGGCCTCCATCACGCCGTTGGCGGTGGGCGGTTTCACCTCCATGAAGGCTCTTTGCACCGGTGAAGACGTCGCCCGGGCCTCCATCCCCTTTGACGCCCAGCGCAGCGGCTTTGTGTTGGGCGAGGGCGCGGGCGTGCTGGTGCTGGAGGAGCTGAATCACGCCCTGGCGCGCAACGCCAAACCCTATGCGGAGGTGGTGGGCTACGGGGCCACCTGCGACGCCTATCACATCACGGCGCCCCGTCCCGACGGCAGCGGCGGCGCAAAAGCCATGGCAATGGCCCTTGCGGACGCCGGCGCCGCGCTGGAGGAGGTGGACTACATCAACGCCCACGGCACCTCCACGCCCTTAAACGACGCCTGTGAGACCGCGGCCATCCACTCGGTTTTCGGCAGCTGGGCCCGGCGCCTTGCCGTCAGCTCCACCAAATCCATGACAGGGCACATGTTGGGAGCGGCCGGAGCCGTGGAGGCCATTTTCTCCGCCCTTGCGCTGCGGGACGGCTTTTTGCCCGCCACCATTCACTACGCCGTACCCGATCCGCAGTGCGATCTGGACGTGGTGCCCAACAAGGGCAGGCGGGCCGCGCTGCGCTGCGCCCTGTCCAATTCCCTTGGGTTCGGCGGCCACAACGGCAGCATTTTGCTGCGGAACTGGGAGGGTTGA
- a CDS encoding polysaccharide deacetylase family protein — protein sequence MKIFVVKHKNVTLLAGFLAVCAIFYSVSYPSAVGAYATDRQLPIYCVDKDQKVCSISFDAAWGNEDTQMLIDILEQYKVKATFFVVGQWVDKYPESVKALSDAGHEVMNHSATHAHYNQLSADEITADVNTCNDKVEAVTGVRPTLIRCPYGEYDDHVVSAIRSIGMEPIQWDVDVCATAATPVRSVLSQQEGGEVPNGTSPPSAIVPDSLHKHPDLPERPLSLRPQRSI from the coding sequence TTGAAAATATTTGTTGTCAAACACAAAAACGTCACCTTGCTGGCCGGATTTCTGGCTGTCTGCGCGATCTTCTATTCCGTCTCCTATCCGTCGGCCGTTGGCGCCTACGCCACCGACCGCCAGCTGCCCATCTACTGTGTGGATAAGGACCAGAAAGTCTGCTCCATCAGCTTCGACGCCGCCTGGGGCAACGAGGACACCCAGATGCTCATCGACATCCTCGAACAGTACAAGGTAAAGGCCACCTTTTTCGTGGTGGGCCAGTGGGTGGATAAGTACCCCGAGTCTGTGAAGGCCCTGTCCGATGCCGGCCACGAGGTGATGAATCACTCTGCAACCCACGCCCACTACAACCAGCTCTCCGCCGATGAGATCACGGCCGACGTCAACACCTGCAACGACAAAGTGGAGGCCGTCACCGGCGTGCGCCCCACCCTGATCCGCTGTCCCTATGGGGAATACGACGACCACGTGGTCTCCGCCATCCGCTCCATCGGCATGGAACCCATCCAGTGGGACGTGGATGTATGCGCAACAGCTGCAACTCCTGTCCGCTCAGTCCTTTCCCAACAAGAAGGAGGGGAGGTACCAAATGGTACCTCCCCTCCTTCAGCCATTGTTCCGGACAGCCTCCACAAGCACCCTGATCTTCCGGAACGCCCACTTTCCCTGCGCCCTCAGCGGTCCATTTGA
- the fabZ gene encoding 3-hydroxyacyl-ACP dehydratase FabZ, with protein sequence MQLNSNEIAEILPHRYPFALVDRITGGEPGRWAKGIKCVSAGEAVFCGHFPQEHVMPGVLIVEAMAQVGAVAILSAPENRGKTAYFGGIKNARFKARVTPGDVLELECVLTARRGPVGIGSAKASVNGTLVATAEMSFAIGANGLAVSPET encoded by the coding sequence ATGCAGCTCAATTCCAATGAAATCGCAGAGATTCTGCCCCACCGCTACCCCTTTGCCCTGGTGGACCGCATCACCGGCGGCGAGCCCGGCCGGTGGGCAAAGGGCATCAAATGCGTCAGCGCGGGAGAGGCGGTATTCTGCGGTCACTTTCCTCAAGAGCACGTGATGCCCGGCGTGCTGATCGTGGAGGCCATGGCCCAGGTGGGTGCGGTGGCCATTTTGTCAGCGCCGGAAAACAGGGGTAAAACCGCCTATTTCGGCGGCATTAAAAATGCCCGGTTCAAGGCCAGGGTCACGCCCGGGGACGTGCTGGAGCTGGAGTGCGTTCTCACGGCCCGGCGCGGCCCGGTGGGTATCGGCTCAGCCAAGGCCAGCGTAAACGGAACCCTGGTGGCCACGGCGGAGATGAGCTTTGCCATAGGAGCGAATGGGCTTGCCGTTTCCCCCGAGACTTGA
- a CDS encoding recombinase family protein — protein sequence MDAVYARQSVDKRDSVSIETQIEYCARAIDGGYTVYKDRGFSGKNTNRPEFMRMLEDIRQGKVSKVWVYRLDRFSRSILDFGQLWALLEQHHVEFESITEKFDTSTPSGRAMLNIIMTFAQLERETIAQRVQDNYYHRVALGSWPGGPAPLGFSIAKTRDDAGRSAPTLTANADMEIVRRIFLEYLKPGASLAGVARKLTREGICGIRRRGWDSVAISRILKNPVYVMADRQVYLHFAAQGILIEQPAEAFTGKMACHLVGKRNRPAGEKGEARLSLANHAGVIPPEVWLGCQEKLSANRQIDRSGVGRHSWLSGLLKCGGCGYAVKISRCGDTYYLHCSGHTNLGICEEKIEADLRELEDAVGSSIQSMLSRCPDEEEDSDSTEAEKLRRIDGQIERLVAAYAGSTEITAAYLNEEISRLGEERRALAQIRRRSGREALARIEFSSLSMAEKKMVASELIDRILLSGDRAEILWKV from the coding sequence ATGGACGCGGTGTACGCCAGACAGTCGGTGGATAAACGGGACAGCGTCTCCATTGAAACCCAGATCGAATACTGCGCCCGGGCCATAGACGGCGGCTATACGGTTTACAAGGACCGGGGATTTTCCGGCAAAAACACCAACCGTCCGGAGTTCATGCGCATGCTGGAGGACATCCGGCAGGGAAAGGTCTCAAAGGTGTGGGTGTACCGGCTGGATCGGTTCAGCCGATCCATTCTGGATTTTGGGCAGCTCTGGGCGCTCCTTGAGCAGCACCACGTGGAGTTTGAGAGCATCACGGAGAAGTTCGACACCTCCACACCAAGCGGACGGGCCATGCTCAATATCATCATGACCTTTGCCCAGCTGGAGCGGGAAACCATCGCCCAGCGGGTGCAGGACAACTATTACCACCGCGTTGCATTGGGCAGCTGGCCAGGGGGGCCGGCGCCTCTTGGCTTTTCCATCGCAAAGACGCGGGATGATGCTGGACGCAGTGCGCCCACGCTGACAGCCAACGCCGACATGGAGATAGTGCGGCGGATTTTCTTGGAGTATCTAAAGCCGGGCGCCTCCCTTGCCGGCGTGGCCAGAAAGCTGACACGGGAGGGGATTTGCGGCATCCGCCGCAGAGGGTGGGACAGCGTGGCCATTTCCCGGATTCTGAAAAATCCGGTCTACGTCATGGCGGACCGGCAGGTTTATCTCCACTTTGCCGCCCAGGGCATCCTTATTGAACAGCCAGCGGAGGCTTTCACAGGGAAAATGGCCTGCCACCTGGTGGGCAAGCGGAACCGGCCGGCTGGAGAGAAGGGGGAGGCCAGACTGTCCCTTGCAAACCACGCCGGCGTGATCCCTCCGGAGGTTTGGCTGGGGTGCCAGGAAAAGCTGTCCGCCAACCGGCAGATCGACCGCTCCGGCGTGGGCAGGCACAGCTGGCTGTCCGGGCTTTTGAAGTGCGGCGGCTGCGGCTACGCGGTGAAGATCAGCCGGTGCGGCGATACATATTACCTCCACTGCAGCGGCCATACAAACCTGGGAATCTGCGAAGAAAAGATAGAGGCAGATCTCAGGGAGCTGGAGGATGCGGTGGGCTCGTCCATTCAATCCATGCTTTCCCGGTGCCCGGATGAGGAGGAAGACTCTGACAGCACGGAGGCGGAGAAGCTTCGCAGGATAGACGGGCAGATCGAACGGCTGGTGGCCGCTTATGCAGGGAGCACGGAGATCACGGCGGCCTACCTCAACGAGGAGATATCACGGCTGGGTGAGGAGCGGCGGGCACTCGCTCAGATCAGGCGGCGCTCAGGCCGGGAAGCCTTGGCCCGCATTGAGTTTTCAAGTTTGAGCATGGCGGAAAAAAAAATGGTGGCGTCCGAGCTGATCGACCGCATCCTCCTCTCCGGCGACCGGGCGGAAATCCTCTGGAAGGTTTGA
- a CDS encoding beta-ketoacyl-ACP synthase 3, translating to MNGIKIRGTGRCVPARIVTNHDMTAIVDTNEEWIASRTGIQRRRHLTTETHRDLCVGAARQAIENAGISPEEIGGCIVATLTADTLVPSAACALQRDLGLPHESVCFDLNAACTGFLFALHTMECLLRASSRKYGLVLGAECLSRITNWADRSTCILFGDGAGAAVVEFDPAYQSIHACLGCHGNEELLHVGGVGPGREQLISMEGQSVFKFAVEAVPFCMDAVLSKTGRNVEDVDFFVFHQANARIIDLVVRRYRIPPEKYYKNISEYGNTSAASIPLVISELWDLGKVRSGSRVLVVGFGGGLTWGGAMVEFA from the coding sequence ATGAATGGAATCAAAATCCGGGGCACAGGCCGCTGTGTCCCCGCCCGCATCGTCACCAACCATGACATGACCGCCATAGTGGACACGAACGAGGAGTGGATTGCCAGCCGCACCGGCATCCAGCGCCGCCGCCACCTGACCACGGAGACCCACAGGGACCTCTGCGTGGGAGCGGCCCGCCAGGCCATCGAAAACGCCGGAATCTCTCCGGAGGAGATCGGCGGGTGCATTGTAGCCACGCTGACCGCGGACACCCTGGTGCCCTCCGCCGCCTGCGCGCTTCAGCGGGACCTGGGCCTACCCCACGAGAGCGTCTGCTTTGATCTGAACGCCGCCTGCACCGGCTTTCTCTTCGCCCTGCACACCATGGAGTGCCTTCTGCGCGCCTCGTCCAGAAAATACGGTCTGGTCCTTGGAGCGGAGTGCCTGAGCAGGATCACCAACTGGGCCGACCGCTCCACCTGCATTCTTTTCGGCGACGGCGCCGGGGCGGCGGTGGTGGAATTCGACCCCGCCTATCAGTCCATCCATGCCTGTCTGGGCTGTCATGGCAACGAAGAGCTGCTCCATGTGGGCGGCGTGGGGCCGGGCAGGGAGCAGCTGATCTCCATGGAGGGGCAGAGCGTGTTCAAATTTGCCGTGGAGGCGGTGCCCTTCTGTATGGACGCGGTGCTTTCCAAGACCGGCAGGAACGTGGAGGATGTGGACTTTTTTGTGTTCCACCAGGCCAACGCCCGCATCATCGATCTGGTGGTGCGCAGGTACCGCATCCCTCCGGAAAAGTACTACAAAAACATCAGCGAATACGGCAACACCTCCGCGGCCAGCATCCCCCTTGTCATCAGCGAGCTGTGGGACCTGGGCAAGGTCCGCTCCGGAAGCCGGGTGCTGGTAGTGGGCTTTGGCGGCGGTCTCACCTGGGGCGGCGCGATGGTGGAGTTTGCCTGA
- a CDS encoding nitronate monooxygenase, translated as MLLNELLGTEFPFIQGGMANIATGEFAAAVSNAGALGMIATGGWDGERVRREIRRARDLTDKPFGVNLMLMSPHVEEIARILIKERVQVVTTGAGNPGKYIPAWKEAGIKVLPVVAAAVLAKRLERYGVDAFIAEGCESGGHIGEMNTMALVPQVVDAVGVPVVAAGGIADGRQLTAAFALGACGVQMGTCLLVSRECPIHQNYKQALIEAKDSDTMVTGRSGGAPVRVLKNKMARAYLRMERENLPLEELEKLTLGSLRRAVLEGDVEGGSLMAGQVAGMLHEIRPLRRIFEELYSGYQARLDELVARR; from the coding sequence ATGTTGCTGAATGAACTGCTGGGGACGGAGTTCCCCTTTATCCAGGGCGGCATGGCCAACATCGCCACCGGCGAGTTTGCCGCCGCCGTGTCCAACGCCGGGGCATTGGGCATGATCGCCACCGGCGGCTGGGACGGCGAACGGGTCCGCCGGGAAATCCGCCGAGCCAGGGACCTGACCGACAAGCCCTTTGGCGTCAATTTGATGCTGATGAGCCCCCATGTGGAGGAAATCGCCCGCATCCTCATCAAGGAGCGGGTACAGGTGGTCACCACCGGCGCCGGCAATCCGGGAAAGTACATCCCCGCCTGGAAAGAGGCGGGCATTAAGGTGCTGCCGGTGGTGGCCGCGGCAGTGCTGGCCAAACGGCTGGAGCGCTATGGCGTGGACGCCTTCATCGCCGAGGGGTGTGAGTCCGGCGGCCACATCGGTGAAATGAACACCATGGCCCTGGTTCCCCAGGTGGTGGACGCGGTGGGCGTGCCGGTGGTGGCGGCCGGCGGCATCGCCGACGGCCGACAGCTCACCGCCGCCTTTGCCCTTGGCGCCTGCGGCGTTCAGATGGGCACCTGCCTGTTGGTCAGCAGGGAATGCCCCATCCACCAGAATTATAAGCAGGCGCTGATAGAGGCCAAGGACAGCGACACCATGGTCACCGGCCGCTCCGGCGGCGCGCCCGTGCGGGTGCTGAAGAACAAAATGGCCAGGGCCTATCTCAGGATGGAGCGGGAAAATCTGCCCCTTGAGGAGCTGGAAAAGCTGACCCTTGGCTCTTTGCGCCGGGCCGTACTGGAGGGCGACGTGGAGGGCGGCAGCCTGATGGCCGGCCAGGTGGCAGGCATGCTTCACGAGATCCGCCCCCTGCGCCGGATCTTTGAGGAGCTGTACAGCGGCTATCAGGCCCGTCTGGATGAGCTGGTGGCGCGGCGATGA
- a CDS encoding ACP S-malonyltransferase, which yields MKLGFLYAGQGVQHVGMGADLYALYPEFRTVIDASRPGFDLRAVSFDGPEELLNQTRYTQPCMVAFAAGLTAVLRRLGIAPSVTAGLSLGEYSALHAAGVLDAQAAVSTAAFRGAAMADAARGVECAMVAVLGLDRSGVAEACAQASRLGVAEACNFNCPGQVVISGEAAAVVRAAKLCKEKGARRCLPLKVSGPFHTSLLRGAGDALRSYFETVPFAPPAIPVLFNCLGREMGPGDSIPALLERQVQSPVYLEECIRRMAQLEVDAVVEIGPGKTLAGFVRKTVPGLPCFSVETAEDVPNLPEQLKGVSR from the coding sequence ATGAAGCTTGGATTTTTATACGCCGGCCAGGGCGTCCAGCACGTCGGCATGGGAGCGGACCTCTATGCGCTCTATCCGGAGTTCCGGACCGTGATCGATGCCTCCCGCCCGGGCTTTGACCTCAGGGCCGTCTCCTTTGATGGCCCTGAGGAGCTGCTGAACCAGACCCGGTACACCCAGCCCTGTATGGTGGCCTTTGCCGCCGGGCTCACCGCCGTGCTGCGCCGGCTGGGCATAGCGCCCTCCGTCACCGCCGGACTCTCCCTTGGAGAATACTCCGCGCTCCACGCGGCCGGAGTTCTGGACGCACAGGCCGCCGTCTCCACCGCCGCCTTCCGGGGCGCTGCCATGGCCGATGCCGCCCGGGGAGTTGAATGCGCCATGGTGGCGGTGCTGGGGCTGGACCGCTCCGGCGTGGCGGAGGCCTGCGCCCAAGCAAGCCGGCTTGGTGTGGCGGAGGCCTGCAACTTCAACTGTCCCGGTCAGGTCGTCATCAGCGGCGAGGCGGCCGCCGTGGTCCGGGCGGCGAAACTGTGCAAAGAAAAGGGCGCCAGGCGCTGCCTGCCCCTGAAGGTCAGCGGTCCCTTCCACACCTCGCTGCTGCGCGGCGCGGGGGACGCCCTGCGCTCCTATTTTGAGACCGTCCCATTCGCGCCGCCCGCCATCCCCGTGCTCTTCAACTGCCTGGGCCGGGAGATGGGGCCCGGGGACTCCATCCCCGCTCTTCTGGAGCGTCAGGTGCAAAGCCCGGTCTACCTGGAGGAATGCATCCGCCGCATGGCCCAGCTGGAGGTGGACGCCGTGGTGGAGATCGGTCCCGGTAAAACACTGGCCGGGTTTGTCCGCAAAACCGTGCCCGGCCTCCCCTGTTTCAGCGTGGAGACCGCGGAGGATGTGCCGAACCTGCCGGAACAGCTGAAAGGAGTGAGCCGATGA
- the fabG gene encoding 3-oxoacyl-[acyl-carrier-protein] reductase, whose amino-acid sequence MSFANQTAVVTGGSRGIGRAVCLTLARGGANIVFCYAGNTAAAEETVSAVRGLGAACAAVRGDVSQSICVKELVDAAMDFFGRVDILVNNAGITRDGLLMTMKEPDFDAVVDTNLRGAFLTMKAVSRIMLRQRSGRIVNVSSVVGLHGNAGQVNYAASKAGIIGMTKSAARELASRGITVNAVAPGFIETDMTASLPEDAKSALARSIPMGRLGRAEDVAAAVAFLSGSEAGYITGQVLGIDGGMGM is encoded by the coding sequence ATGAGCTTTGCCAATCAAACCGCCGTCGTCACCGGCGGAAGCCGGGGCATCGGCCGGGCGGTCTGCTTAACGCTGGCCCGGGGCGGCGCCAATATCGTTTTTTGCTATGCCGGGAACACGGCCGCCGCGGAGGAAACCGTTTCCGCCGTCCGCGGCCTGGGCGCTGCCTGCGCCGCCGTCCGGGGAGACGTGTCCCAAAGCATTTGCGTCAAGGAGCTGGTGGACGCCGCCATGGATTTCTTTGGACGCGTTGACATTCTGGTCAATAACGCCGGAATCACCCGGGACGGATTGCTGATGACCATGAAGGAGCCGGACTTTGACGCGGTGGTGGACACCAATCTCCGGGGGGCATTTCTCACCATGAAAGCCGTCTCCCGCATCATGCTGCGCCAGCGCTCCGGCCGCATTGTCAACGTGAGCTCCGTGGTGGGCCTCCACGGCAACGCGGGCCAGGTCAACTACGCCGCCAGCAAGGCCGGCATCATCGGCATGACCAAATCCGCCGCCAGGGAGCTTGCTTCCCGGGGGATCACCGTCAACGCGGTGGCGCCGGGTTTCATCGAAACGGACATGACCGCCTCATTGCCGGAGGATGCGAAATCCGCCCTGGCGCGCTCCATTCCCATGGGGCGCTTAGGCAGGGCGGAGGATGTGGCCGCCGCTGTGGCCTTTCTTTCCGGCAGCGAGGCCGGATACATCACTGGACAGGTGTTGGGCATCGACGGCGGCATGGGTATGTAA
- a CDS encoding MarR family winged helix-turn-helix transcriptional regulator, protein MLKQSFFEVFTKFKLHFYQEIFQRFQNREASLTTVETFCMETIQALGAPTVNEFAAFMRISSPNAAYKVNSLIRKGYLRKRQSPEDRREYHLEVTQKYTDYYNISTSYLVEVMDRIAMRFSPEECAQLDGILQIISRELMPEVELPQKGG, encoded by the coding sequence TTGCTCAAACAATCGTTTTTTGAAGTGTTCACCAAATTCAAGCTGCATTTTTATCAGGAGATTTTTCAGCGCTTTCAGAACCGGGAGGCCAGCCTCACCACGGTGGAGACCTTCTGCATGGAGACCATCCAGGCCTTGGGCGCGCCCACTGTCAACGAGTTCGCCGCCTTTATGCGCATCTCCTCCCCCAACGCGGCCTACAAGGTGAACAGCCTGATCCGCAAGGGCTATCTCCGAAAGCGCCAGTCCCCGGAGGACCGCCGGGAGTATCATCTTGAGGTCACCCAGAAATATACGGACTACTACAACATCAGCACCTCCTATTTGGTGGAGGTCATGGACCGCATCGCCATGCGCTTTTCCCCGGAGGAGTGTGCGCAGTTGGACGGGATCCTTCAAATCATCAGCCGCGAACTGATGCCGGAGGTGGAGCTTCCCCAAAAGGGCGGTTGA